A segment of the Aythya fuligula isolate bAytFul2 chromosome 10, bAytFul2.pri, whole genome shotgun sequence genome:
tttgttttgttttgttttctccccccTCTACCTCACTTTCCACATTTCCCATAAAAGCAAGAGGGAcatgattgtttttgtttaatgacCTAAACCCGAGCAGGATGTTCCGTTTGCCAGCATTTCCTGGTCGGTGAGCGATGATGAGGGTCTGGAAACAATGGTTGCTGATGAGGCCAGCCCCACAACCAGCCCGGGAAGGACAGCACGTGCATCGGGAATACGTGAAAGCAACAGCTTGAACTTTGAACTGGATTCAGAAAGGGAGAATGATGGAGAGGGGCTAAgtgagatttccttttttttcctgagcatgttttattgtttgcaCTGGCTGAGAGCTCACTGTGCCTTGCCCCTGGCAGGCAGAGGGGTTGTGGCATGGGCATCTCTCCTGGGCAAGGAGTGTGGAGGGGCGAGTGTGGGGCACGGGATGGCAGCGGGGTTCCCCCAGCACACATCCTCCGTCTGGCAGCGCCAGGCAGGTGGGGTGGCCTCTATGCCACTGCAGGGCAGATCCAGCTCCCCAGTCCCTGCCCACAGGGAGAGACCGAGGCCCAGTGGCCGCAGGACGTGGGCAAAATGCTGATGCCATGAGTCTCCCATCCAAAGCATGGTCTGCGCCTGCTGAACTCCTCTTTCAACACGACCATGAGCAGAGTTTTTCTTTGGGGCCAACGTCAAGCCTGCTGTAAACAAATTGCCAAACTTCCAGTTACGTTCCATCTCCTTTCCCCTAGATTGTAATGGTTTTCTATGGCACACAGAAGCGACACAAAAAGTGTTCCTGTGTCTTTgtacattgttttaaaaatgttccttcGTCCCTTGGTAGCATGGGACTCGGGGTCTGCCACTGCTCATCTGTGTGCAGTAGAAACGAGGCCCACACCGCTGTTGATTTTGGTGTTAACTCTCCCAGTATCTGaagggcttttctttttgatgagGGTTTTTGTgtcttgtttggaaaaaaatggtcaAGACTTTGCCCAGTCTTCTTGGCGAGGATTTTTGTGACTAGCAAGTGAATTCATCCACCAGGATTTTACCAGACTGTTACATCAAttggctttaaaatatatttaaaatgtttatttaaaatccaAGTCAAATGATTTTTAACAAACTGTCTCAAGATAGAAGAAACTGACTTTTTGGAGTAACTGTATTGTTTATTCTTTGTATTGCAGTAGCACCTAGAGAACCCTATTGTGCTAGATGCGGTACAAACATACAAGAGAGGTGGTCCCTGCCCAGATGAGCTTACAGCCTTCAGCTTAGCCCCTGCACTACCCTGCTGGTGGATTTACCAGGCATTCATTCTCCTTACGTGTTTCTGCCGGCCTGGCCGGACCCTCCTGGGGCAACAAGGCCAAACCTGCAAGCTTGATTTCCTCATTACCCCCAGCAGAGGAAAGATCAAGTAGGAGGGAAGTTTAGAGCTGAACTACTTGCCCTTTCCTGCTGTACAACTCTCAAACTGAGCTTTAACATGCTGCAGATACCAAGGCTGTGGCCAAGCCATGCGGGCTTCCTGAGATCACTGCTGCTCCTTGAAGAGCGGTGGTTTCCTTGTTCCCAGTGTCCTCAGGCAGACAGAGGTGTTTGGATAAAAGGAAGccttttcagtggtttatgttatatattatttttaaaaatgttttgttttgccttttcagtCCTCATTCAGTGCCTTCTCATGGTTGCTGCCGTATGGGGCAAGGGGGGAAGGAtacaataaaaagcaaacctGACATCACACGCTGTCAATCATCGAAGTAtcaaaaacaaagctttcaaGAGCACAAACTTGTATAAATGGGGGAGAAGGGGGTGGGAAAAGGACACTGACTAAGCACATCAGGCCATCTTGTTCCTTTGGGCGGCTTTGACTTAGGGTGGAAGGAACTCCACGCACCGTTTGAGCTTGTCCCCTGGGTCACCATCCCATCCTTCCTCACCTCCTCTCTCAGCCCTCAGGTACAGCTGGGATTTGTCTCCTCTGAGTTACAGAGCCTTAGAGAGAGTCCCTCGGAGGGCTGAACAAGGCATCCTTCAATCAGTTCATGCCTCGCGAGGGCATGGGGTCTTGGGAGCAAAATAAGCCAAAGAATAATTTCTCTAGTCTGGTCTGTTCCCCTCTCTACTCTCACTCAGTGGCATGGACTGGCTTCTCCAGGCTGGGGAGGTAACAGGATCATGCAAATGAAGGAGAAGGAGCAACCTCTCTGTCTGTACTTGTTTTGGGGTAGGTCCCATCTGCTCTTTGTCCCTCCCATCTGTAAAAGAGCAAGGGAGAGCCATTGTGCTTCATTTGCAGGGGTGTGAAAAGGATGGGGTATGAGAATTAAACCCAGagcaaaaaaatctgtttaaagaTAACAAACATGCAAGTctgagaaagggagaagagaggtCTGGACCTTGGCAGAGAGAGAAGTTAAATTGTGGTTTCCAGTGTGTGCTAGAACATCGCTCTGATTGAAGCCACATGGCTTGTGAATAATGCTGGCAGaagcagagcaactggcagTCTGGCATTGTGTTCGCAGGGGGGAAGGACAGCTCTTTCTGCTGAGGTGCGTGCAACTTCTTCTCCCccctcaaataaataaataaatatcctgaAGCTGTGTGTCACTggtgcagctcagcagagccGTCTCTGAGCCCCTGGTCAAGGAGACACTGTTCCTGCCCCATGTCTCGCGAGGCAAGGGCAGGATCAGGGACACGAGCCAAATGCAGAGTGCTCTGAAACCAAATCCTTCTGCCTGCAAATAAGAAAGTTGGCTTTCTGATTGCTTGTTTCTAAATGTTGTGTCACAAACTTCCTTTTGAGATGGAGAGGATGGAAAAATGGGATGAGTGCTCCCTGGCCCAAGCTCAGCACCCAGAATCTCCGCTTCGAGTCCTCAAGGAAGAAAGGCTTCCTCCGAGaagcctcccctccccaaattaTGACCCAGCGTGCATCTTTTGGAGGTACACAAGCTGCTACTGATGTGCTTCGAGGTTACGATACCCAGCCCCCTGTagctaagaaagaaagaaaatattttgtacaatGTAGAGGTGGGTCTAGATGCAATCATCTGAATCCCACATAGCCAACAAGTCTGCGGGAGCTTGGATGTGGACTCCGGTGACCTGTTACAAGGCAGGCTCAAACATGTACTGTTTGGGTGTAAATCCAAATCCAAATTCCCACAGATTTTTGGCTGCCAGTTGTCTGGGAGCCTTTAATCTATCTCTAattccacaaaagaaaaagaaacgaaacaaaacaaaacaaaaaaaaaacaataaagtaaaaggtgcttttaaaataccatgAGGAGAGAAACTGCCATGGAAATAAATAGCGAAAATAACAAGGTTAACATCTCCGGGGTCACAGCAACTCTGAAATTCAAGTAGTGTGCACATGCCTACAGCACTTTCTCACAGCCGCTGTGGGCGCAGCCTGAGGTTCAGAGCTTGGATTGTGTCCCATTGTTCACTGAAACAACCAACTCCTCCCTGGTGCTGGAATGGATGtagagagaaggggagaggaaaggcgGACGCAGTCTCTGCTGATCATCAGCTCTTCGCCGTGCCCACCCCATGCCGTGCGGTAGCGGGCCAAGGGCACGTCAGAGTTCTCTCATTCCTGCTCCCGTCTGTCGTGCCTGAGACGCAGCGGCCGCGCTTCAGAGCTGGAAAGGGTATTGCTTCAGATAGTCCCCCATCCGCctgggcagagggagctggtCCACTGCGGCCGTGGACTTGTTAATCCGTAGCCGGCAcaggtgctgcaggctggggatggTGTCTTTGCGGCCCAGCGGCCGGATGAGTTTCAAGtgtactgctgctgctgccatctctTTCTGCATGGGAGGTAGAGGAGACGGAGGCGGGTAGGGAGCCTCGCTCTTGCTTTCCGTTGTGCAGGACATGACGTAATGCTGGATGAGGCTGACCACGTCTGGGAAGGCCAGGATACGAGGTTTGGACAGGTAGTTGGAGTCCAGCCGGAATTTGCTGTCAGTGTACTCGATGCGCACGTTGGTGGGACCTCGATTCGTCTTGACAGAGAGTGTGAACAGGTAGCTGGGGTGGGTGCTGTCCCGCACCAGGAAGGTGCCCTCCGGCATCTTCTGGAGATGCTGCTTGGCCTCGCTGGCTGTGATGGATCCCCAGTACCAACCTGGAAAAGCATCCCAGAAAGAACTTGTTAGGAAAAGAACGTATCAAAGGACAGGTGGTGCATTTAGGAAAGCCTTGAAGCCTGCTAAGTTCAGGGCCTGGAAAGTAACCAGGTGCAGACTTTGTAAGACCATCGGGAAAGATGGCAGTGTCGAGTGCCAAGGGTTTCCCACCCGTGCTGGGGCTTGGGTGAGTGCTTTTGCAGCTACAGGAGTTTACAGAGAAAGAGGGGTTTCTCCGTTCTTTCTCCGGATACagttaaaagagaaagattttgcTTAAGTTAGTAATAAATTACTTCATGCTGAGTTTGCAGAGAATTAAAATACTCTTGCTGCACCCACATCTGGCAGCTGTGCCTGTGACAAGACCCAGCTCCTGTCTGAGTGGGACCAGGAGATCCCTCTTGGAGCTCCGACCGCGTGGctggctccctgctcccccctaTCCCCACGGCTTTGTGAGCTGCCCCTTACCAGATTCCCGCAGGTAGGAGAAGGTTTTCGCGATGCAGAGAAGGTCTTCTTCGGGGTCTCGCGTCTGAGGTGGGTTGTTGTCTGGAACCGGTGCTGCAAAGGCAGGCGCAGACTCCTCCTGGAAGGCTGTGACTGGGAGAGGCTGCATGATCTGCTCCGGCAGATCCACCGCAATGCCCCTGAGTGACAGTCGCCTGATCTTCTCCTCCGCCAGCAAAGGATGAGGTCTGAAACAAAGGGCATACTGTGCTGTTTTTCCTCGCCTTGAAAGAGGTTGCGATGAGTGTTCAGAGCGTGCTACGTTGTGCCACAGCGTGTTCTGCTCTACAAACAGACCTTCAGGACC
Coding sequences within it:
- the CISH gene encoding cytokine-inducible SH2-containing protein, with the translated sequence MLFPWSRSDMILCVQGPHPLLAEEKIRRLSLRGIAVDLPEQIMQPLPVTAFQEESAPAFAAPVPDNNPPQTRDPEEDLLCIAKTFSYLRESGWYWGSITASEAKQHLQKMPEGTFLVRDSTHPSYLFTLSVKTNRGPTNVRIEYTDSKFRLDSNYLSKPRILAFPDVVSLIQHYVMSCTTESKSEAPYPPPSPLPPMQKEMAAAAVHLKLIRPLGRKDTIPSLQHLCRLRINKSTAAVDQLPLPRRMGDYLKQYPFQL